In Fibrobacter sp., a single genomic region encodes these proteins:
- the trpB gene encoding tryptophan synthase subunit beta, whose protein sequence is MSTTSNNGFFDKFGGKYVAEIIRRPLDDLEAAFNKYIHDPEFLEELRIIQRDYIGRETPLYFAPTATELLGGAQIYIKLEGLANTGAHKINNAIGQCLLAKKMGKTRIIAETGAGQHGLATAAACAKLGLECVVYMGEVDVRRQQPNVATMEMYGAKVVPVTSGSRTLKDAVNEAMRDWATNFKNTHYVLGSALGPAPFPDIVRTFQSVIGEEVKRQAAERNIDIAAVVACVGGGSNSIGVFTPFIEDKNVRLIGAEAGGIGPNVGENAARMTGNASREGIVQGYKSRFLIDEDGQSMPTRSISAGLDYMGIGPQLAALGESGRVEFTAILDKEALEAVKFFARNEGILFALESAHAGAAAMKIAKELPKDKALVINMSGRGDKDIFITSPVFRPEKWKEFLKAELKRLENNEDIHDAEIMNK, encoded by the coding sequence ATGAGCACAACATCAAACAACGGTTTCTTCGACAAGTTCGGCGGCAAGTACGTTGCCGAAATCATCCGTCGCCCGCTCGACGACCTCGAGGCAGCCTTCAACAAGTACATCCACGATCCGGAATTCCTCGAGGAGCTCCGTATTATCCAGCGCGATTACATCGGGCGCGAGACCCCGCTGTACTTCGCCCCGACGGCTACCGAACTCTTGGGTGGCGCGCAGATTTACATCAAGCTCGAAGGCCTCGCCAACACGGGCGCCCACAAGATCAACAACGCCATTGGCCAGTGCCTCTTGGCCAAGAAGATGGGCAAGACCCGCATCATCGCGGAGACGGGTGCCGGCCAGCACGGGCTCGCCACCGCCGCCGCCTGCGCCAAGCTCGGGCTTGAATGCGTGGTGTACATGGGCGAAGTCGACGTTCGGCGCCAGCAGCCGAACGTGGCGACCATGGAAATGTACGGTGCGAAGGTCGTCCCGGTCACTAGCGGCAGCCGCACCCTGAAGGACGCCGTGAACGAGGCCATGCGCGACTGGGCCACCAACTTCAAGAACACCCACTACGTGCTCGGTTCCGCTCTCGGCCCGGCCCCGTTCCCGGATATCGTGCGTACGTTCCAGTCGGTCATCGGCGAAGAAGTCAAGCGCCAGGCTGCCGAGCGCAATATCGACATCGCGGCCGTGGTCGCCTGCGTCGGTGGCGGAAGCAACTCCATCGGCGTGTTCACCCCGTTCATCGAAGACAAGAACGTGCGTCTCATCGGCGCTGAAGCCGGTGGTATCGGCCCGAACGTCGGCGAGAACGCCGCCCGCATGACGGGCAACGCGAGCCGCGAAGGAATCGTGCAGGGTTACAAGAGCCGCTTCCTCATCGACGAAGACGGACAGTCCATGCCGACGCGCTCCATTTCTGCCGGCCTCGACTACATGGGCATCGGTCCGCAACTCGCCGCCCTCGGGGAATCTGGCCGCGTGGAATTCACCGCCATCCTCGACAAGGAAGCCCTCGAGGCCGTGAAGTTCTTCGCCCGTAACGAAGGCATCCTCTTCGCTCTCGAAAGCGCCCACGCCGGTGCCGCCGCCATGAAAATCGCGAAGGAACTGCCGAAGGACAAGGCGCTCGTCATCAACATGAGCGGCCGCGGCGACAAGGACATCTTCATCACGAGTCCGGTGTTCCGCCCCGAAAAATGGAAGGAATTCCTGAAGGCCGAACTCAAGCGCCTCGAGAACAACGAAGACATTCACGACGCAGAAATTATGAATAAGTAA
- the trpA gene encoding tryptophan synthase subunit alpha, with protein MINLMSHLIAGFPDAETSVAIADALVKGGASILEIQLAFSDPSADGPAIQTASTVALEKGYSTKQGLEVVKKIHERHPETPIYIMTYGSLAFTPGVENFVKMCKDAGVSACIIPDLPFDCDEGLTEACKKHGLENIPVAAPSMTKERLETMASKGFKYIYAALRAGTTGSETVIDQATLDFIDTVAKGGAKVLGGFGIRNGEQSKVLCKHVYAVVAGSVFVNIVLANENSAEGRKKAIAEIEAKAKELTGA; from the coding sequence ATGATCAACCTCATGTCACATCTTATCGCGGGTTTCCCTGATGCGGAAACGTCCGTCGCCATCGCAGACGCCCTCGTGAAGGGCGGTGCCTCCATCCTCGAAATCCAGCTCGCGTTCAGCGACCCGAGCGCCGACGGTCCTGCCATCCAGACGGCATCTACCGTCGCCCTCGAGAAGGGTTACTCCACCAAGCAGGGGCTCGAAGTCGTGAAGAAGATTCACGAACGCCACCCCGAAACGCCCATCTACATCATGACCTACGGCTCGCTCGCCTTCACTCCGGGCGTCGAGAACTTCGTCAAGATGTGCAAGGACGCGGGCGTGTCCGCCTGCATCATTCCCGACCTTCCGTTCGACTGCGACGAAGGCCTCACCGAAGCCTGCAAAAAGCATGGCCTCGAGAACATTCCCGTGGCGGCCCCGTCCATGACGAAGGAACGCCTCGAGACGATGGCGTCCAAGGGCTTCAAGTACATCTACGCGGCTCTCCGCGCGGGTACTACCGGAAGCGAAACCGTCATCGACCAGGCCACCCTCGACTTCATTGATACCGTCGCCAAGGGCGGCGCGAAGGTGCTCGGCGGCTTCGGCATCCGTAACGGTGAACAGTCCAAGGTGCTGTGCAAGCACGTGTACGCCGTGGTGGCGGGATCTGTATTCGTAAACATCGTGCTCGCGAACGAGAATTCTGCCGAAGGTAGAAAAAAAGCCATTGCCGAAATCGAGGCGAAGGCCAAGGAACTCACGGGCGCATAA
- a CDS encoding acyltransferase codes for MADTTLTTAPKKTAYFPAIDGLRLLASINIVMLHLGSSNALAYMADYKWLMPIVSAPAFAAGIFYVFAGFLFASKFSDPDRRIPVIPFMFARIAKLYRLHFFMTLLMFVVLVFKFSGYTHLPSFGEIGDCASKGLAAMTHPWRSLLLHLSLTWSIVPDLGMKLNEPSWSLTSFFLCYAITPWFSRWLFKRSRRTLWILFGAVFVPGILWAATFGLTGDLWFAGYGEKYRFFHMFAPVRVFEYIFGMVIFRLYAEGCFEFLKKDYVSGIMQALLLAALYGSLFLMSPAYNPGVNYFIHHSVAVFIYGLFVLSLLSGKGFMARFFCIGIVRRVGRASFYPYLIHLPLITIAWGICNLNSPKNTILFMLFVYTVSTLYMEFKTWRRKRNKNKV; via the coding sequence ATGGCAGACACCACATTGACAACCGCCCCGAAGAAGACCGCGTACTTCCCCGCGATCGACGGGCTTCGGCTTCTTGCGAGCATAAACATCGTGATGCTCCACTTGGGCAGTTCGAATGCGCTCGCCTACATGGCGGACTACAAGTGGCTCATGCCTATCGTGAGCGCGCCTGCGTTTGCCGCGGGCATATTCTACGTTTTCGCGGGCTTCCTTTTTGCAAGCAAGTTCAGCGATCCGGACCGCCGCATTCCGGTAATCCCGTTCATGTTCGCCCGCATTGCGAAACTCTACAGGCTTCACTTCTTCATGACGCTCTTGATGTTCGTGGTGCTCGTATTCAAGTTCAGCGGCTATACGCACCTGCCTTCTTTCGGCGAAATCGGGGACTGCGCCTCGAAGGGCCTTGCCGCGATGACGCACCCCTGGCGGAGCCTGCTTCTGCACCTCTCGCTTACGTGGTCCATCGTGCCCGATTTGGGCATGAAGCTGAACGAACCCAGCTGGTCGCTGACGAGTTTCTTTTTGTGCTATGCCATCACGCCTTGGTTCAGCCGCTGGCTGTTCAAGCGCAGCCGCCGCACCCTCTGGATTCTGTTCGGCGCCGTGTTCGTCCCGGGGATACTCTGGGCGGCGACTTTTGGGCTCACGGGCGACCTGTGGTTCGCCGGCTATGGCGAAAAATACAGGTTCTTCCACATGTTCGCGCCGGTACGCGTGTTCGAGTACATTTTCGGCATGGTCATCTTCCGCCTGTATGCCGAAGGCTGCTTCGAGTTCCTCAAGAAGGACTACGTGAGCGGGATAATGCAGGCGCTTCTGCTTGCGGCCCTTTACGGGAGCCTGTTCCTCATGTCGCCGGCCTACAACCCGGGCGTGAATTACTTTATCCACCATAGCGTCGCCGTGTTCATCTACGGGCTGTTCGTGCTGTCGCTCCTTTCGGGAAAGGGCTTCATGGCGCGCTTCTTCTGCATAGGCATCGTCCGCAGGGTGGGCCGCGCGAGTTTTTATCCGTACCTCATACACCTTCCGCTCATCACGATTGCGTGGGGTATCTGCAACTTGAATTCCCCGAAGAATACGATTTTGTTCATGCTGTTCGTCTACACGGTGAGCACGCTTTATATGGAATTCAAGACTTGGCGCCGCAAGCGCAATAAGAATAAAGTGTGA
- a CDS encoding VWA domain-containing protein, whose product MDIGALHFQNPEAFWLFVLVPVLIALYVYRQQRRKSTIKFPALSIAKKAVPSRRVRLRHIVPALRLAALCCFVVALARPQNAMEVEYTNTDGVDIMLALDVSGSMGTLDMLTRTEQAKLGVMNAERILKSGDYWKYSRMGYAQVVIADFIQKRHSDRIGLSAFGSRAVTQCPLTLDYGSLLEILKATDELAKDSVIAGRTAIGDGLMNALARLQKSEAKSKVVVLLTDGRDNASVISPVRAAEVAQSLGVKVYTVGVGKKKGKILAFQQNPWTGEISWGERDITPEEGIDETTLKSVAAKTGGKFYRAENKEQLEEIYSEIDQLEKTEIETVAYARYAEKFYPWLLAGAILVLLELLLANTRFVRIP is encoded by the coding sequence ATGGATATTGGCGCACTTCATTTTCAGAATCCCGAAGCCTTCTGGCTGTTTGTTCTTGTTCCCGTCTTGATAGCTTTGTATGTCTACCGCCAGCAGCGCCGCAAGAGTACCATCAAGTTCCCTGCGCTTTCCATTGCGAAGAAGGCCGTGCCCAGCCGCCGCGTGCGCCTGCGCCACATTGTGCCTGCCTTGCGCCTGGCCGCCCTCTGCTGCTTCGTGGTGGCGCTTGCGCGCCCGCAGAACGCGATGGAAGTGGAATACACGAATACCGATGGTGTCGACATCATGCTCGCGCTCGACGTCTCAGGCTCCATGGGAACGCTCGACATGCTTACTCGTACCGAGCAGGCGAAACTCGGGGTGATGAACGCCGAACGCATCCTCAAGTCGGGCGACTACTGGAAATACAGCCGTATGGGCTATGCCCAGGTGGTGATTGCCGACTTCATCCAGAAGCGCCACAGCGACCGCATCGGTCTTTCGGCCTTCGGTAGCCGCGCGGTGACGCAGTGCCCGCTTACGCTCGATTACGGCAGCCTGCTCGAAATCTTGAAGGCGACTGACGAACTGGCGAAGGATTCCGTGATTGCGGGCCGTACCGCCATCGGCGATGGCCTCATGAATGCGCTCGCCCGCCTGCAGAAGTCCGAGGCTAAATCGAAGGTCGTGGTGCTCTTGACCGACGGACGCGACAATGCCAGCGTGATTTCGCCCGTGCGTGCGGCGGAAGTCGCTCAGTCGCTGGGCGTGAAGGTCTATACCGTAGGCGTGGGCAAGAAGAAGGGTAAGATTCTCGCCTTCCAGCAGAACCCGTGGACGGGTGAAATCTCGTGGGGCGAGCGCGACATCACGCCCGAGGAAGGTATCGACGAGACGACCCTCAAGTCGGTCGCCGCGAAGACGGGCGGCAAGTTCTACCGCGCCGAGAACAAGGAACAGCTCGAGGAAATCTATTCCGAGATTGATCAGCTCGAAAAGACCGAGATTGAGACGGTCGCTTACGCCCGGTATGCGGAAAAGTTCTACCCGTGGCTCCTCGCGGGTGCGATTCTCGTGCTTTTGGAATTGCTGCTTGCGAATACGCGCTTCGTGCGCATCCCGTAA
- a CDS encoding diguanylate cyclase: MDFTSLIIEIDIISVIVLTMIWYGNAERAILDKAAHGFQLLVDFSIAFCVLNSLGLFIPSTNVPFIRIVNSIKVITCICMGCSWFLSVFYTTSANPYMLRKWLIPIIFPSIIFSGITIVETFMHLNVTPIILHPVIWGLLNILSVVYIVSASALCLTQAKKCTNRFRRRELYVLSFAMILPLFSLILQAKFYYIPITSPAFVVITLFLYLFKTNQNITIDITTGLNNTNKFSSYLETITQSQNPAKRLFLIKIEIDNFKTMQKLHGKVTGVIALKKMADFLRRQCSGRGLFIAYYEKATFAIVAECSDFSEIENFTNKAIAASAENQDFTDGPWPITFSIHWAEYGTSETRTIDALLNKVDKNCIKPATKL; encoded by the coding sequence ATGGATTTCACATCTCTTATAATCGAAATAGACATCATTAGTGTCATCGTACTAACAATGATATGGTACGGCAACGCTGAGCGTGCCATTCTGGACAAGGCGGCCCACGGTTTCCAACTGTTGGTCGATTTTTCCATTGCCTTCTGCGTCCTCAACTCGCTCGGTCTCTTCATCCCCTCGACAAACGTCCCCTTCATCAGGATTGTCAACAGCATCAAGGTAATCACCTGTATTTGTATGGGCTGCAGCTGGTTCCTGTCCGTATTCTATACGACATCCGCAAACCCCTACATGTTGCGGAAATGGCTAATCCCCATCATTTTCCCGAGCATCATCTTCAGCGGCATCACCATAGTCGAAACATTCATGCACCTGAATGTCACGCCCATCATCCTGCATCCGGTCATATGGGGCCTCCTGAACATCCTTTCCGTCGTGTACATCGTCTCGGCATCCGCCCTGTGCCTCACCCAGGCCAAAAAATGCACCAACAGGTTCCGCAGGCGTGAACTTTATGTGCTCTCGTTCGCCATGATACTTCCCCTGTTCTCCCTAATTTTGCAGGCGAAGTTCTACTACATCCCCATCACGTCCCCGGCATTCGTCGTCATCACCCTGTTCCTCTACCTGTTCAAGACCAACCAGAACATCACCATCGACATAACGACCGGGCTCAACAACACGAACAAATTCTCGTCTTACCTGGAGACAATAACGCAGAGTCAGAACCCCGCCAAGAGGCTCTTCCTTATCAAAATCGAGATAGACAACTTCAAGACGATGCAGAAGCTCCACGGCAAGGTCACGGGCGTCATCGCGCTCAAGAAAATGGCGGACTTCTTGCGCCGGCAGTGCTCCGGACGCGGTCTTTTCATCGCATACTACGAAAAGGCGACATTCGCCATCGTCGCCGAATGCTCCGATTTCTCCGAAATAGAGAATTTCACGAACAAGGCTATCGCGGCAAGCGCCGAGAACCAGGACTTTACGGACGGTCCGTGGCCAATCACTTTCAGCATTCATTGGGCCGAATACGGCACTTCCGAGACGCGCACCATCGATGCGCTCCTGAACAAGGTCGACAAGAACTGCATCAAGCCCGCTACGAAACTGTAG
- a CDS encoding glycosyl hydrolase family 8, with protein sequence MKNFIKATMCVAALAATTAMAGSFPFPQNMKSPNGYTIPFANTDMIKDHYSKWKKAWYDASQGWILAPEGTCSTVSEAIAYGMLITVYMDDQQIFDKLYGTWKSNGGNGAGMNWRVGCNGGSGSASDADFDAALALVMASKQWGGSYLNDAKTLIGWMATNDISSNHIKPGNQWNDAFNPSYATTANFKVFEKVNSSWSSSIASTAYSDLTACRNSSTGLVPDWCDWNSHKPTKTSASVQQAEAAGFFDDAARTPWRMAWAYYWFGDSEARKFNEKISNWLIPTTHTGSGVNSGYYIDGEPELSEKRRFASSTFTGGLGLATSSVESSEAKAYMETVYNFLAKKTSCEKANGCGEGSNPGEKYYPSTLNLLYLLLMTGNMPNLYDMSGFTKFTPDPSLATSISDAEGEQMASGDSTVGVSGFWNWGAYHDKLGIGTKMSPDSGSSPLYKRNCEITADASMEIGPEPEWTAEAAAAGTLKYPSAGIAMSFLSDDKKGVDLTKFNVKAVRVTMKASGPIRMATLSEMTAEAGAEPGTFVPNSDDYKTTTYDLTPLSCGFKGFDDPNAKYEGGLLDWVNQNDAPMGEDILKTFKGLKWEVKDAAGGIGSLSIKAVEFIDDSGNVIDPEKITGIKVPDPQCGTGPGPESFVQRSFVSGVKVIASGNQVHVLGAQVGSDYAVFSLQGRVVASGKVQCASQGITVPNKGTYLVRVGGKVHTIAVK encoded by the coding sequence ATGAAAAACTTCATTAAAGCAACAATGTGCGTGGCCGCTCTGGCTGCGACGACGGCGATGGCGGGCTCGTTCCCGTTCCCGCAGAACATGAAGAGCCCCAACGGCTATACGATTCCGTTTGCAAATACGGACATGATCAAGGACCACTATAGTAAGTGGAAAAAAGCCTGGTACGATGCAAGCCAGGGTTGGATTCTCGCTCCTGAAGGAACTTGCTCGACGGTTTCCGAAGCCATTGCCTACGGTATGTTGATTACCGTGTACATGGATGACCAGCAAATATTTGACAAACTCTATGGCACATGGAAGTCCAATGGCGGTAATGGCGCCGGTATGAACTGGCGTGTCGGTTGTAATGGCGGCTCGGGTTCTGCCTCCGACGCTGACTTCGATGCAGCCCTCGCTCTTGTGATGGCTTCCAAGCAGTGGGGCGGATCCTACCTGAACGATGCCAAGACGCTTATTGGCTGGATGGCCACGAATGACATCAGTAGCAATCACATCAAGCCGGGTAACCAGTGGAACGATGCGTTCAACCCGAGCTACGCGACGACGGCAAACTTCAAGGTGTTCGAAAAGGTAAATAGCAGCTGGTCCTCCAGCATCGCCTCGACGGCTTACTCTGATTTGACTGCTTGCCGCAATTCTTCTACGGGCCTTGTTCCGGACTGGTGTGACTGGAACAGCCACAAGCCGACCAAGACGAGTGCCTCTGTGCAGCAGGCCGAAGCGGCCGGCTTCTTTGACGATGCCGCCCGTACTCCGTGGCGCATGGCCTGGGCCTACTATTGGTTCGGCGACTCCGAAGCCAGGAAGTTCAACGAAAAGATTTCCAACTGGCTCATCCCGACTACCCACACGGGCAGTGGCGTGAACTCCGGTTATTATATCGATGGCGAACCCGAACTTTCTGAGAAGCGCAGGTTTGCTTCTTCTACGTTCACCGGTGGTCTCGGTCTTGCGACTTCTTCTGTCGAAAGCTCCGAAGCCAAGGCTTATATGGAGACCGTCTATAACTTCCTCGCCAAGAAGACGAGCTGCGAGAAGGCTAACGGCTGTGGCGAAGGTTCGAACCCGGGCGAGAAGTACTACCCCTCGACTCTTAATCTCCTCTACCTGCTCCTCATGACGGGTAACATGCCCAATCTCTACGATATGAGTGGCTTTACCAAGTTCACACCGGACCCGAGCCTCGCCACGAGCATTTCGGATGCCGAAGGCGAACAGATGGCTTCCGGTGATTCCACGGTCGGTGTTTCCGGCTTCTGGAACTGGGGTGCATACCACGACAAGCTCGGTATCGGTACGAAGATGTCTCCGGATTCGGGCTCCTCTCCGCTTTACAAGAGGAATTGTGAAATTACTGCCGACGCTTCCATGGAAATCGGTCCGGAACCGGAATGGACTGCCGAAGCCGCTGCTGCCGGTACCCTCAAGTACCCGTCCGCCGGTATCGCGATGTCCTTCCTCTCTGACGACAAGAAGGGTGTCGACCTTACGAAGTTCAATGTCAAGGCAGTGCGCGTGACCATGAAGGCCTCCGGCCCCATCCGCATGGCGACCCTTAGCGAAATGACTGCCGAGGCCGGTGCCGAACCGGGTACCTTTGTGCCTAATTCTGATGATTACAAGACTACGACATACGACTTGACCCCGCTAAGTTGCGGGTTTAAGGGCTTCGATGACCCGAATGCTAAGTACGAGGGAGGTCTCCTCGATTGGGTGAACCAAAACGACGCTCCGATGGGTGAGGATATCTTGAAGACCTTCAAGGGCCTCAAGTGGGAAGTCAAGGATGCCGCAGGTGGCATTGGTTCCCTCTCCATCAAGGCTGTTGAATTCATCGACGATAGCGGCAACGTTATCGACCCCGAGAAGATTACCGGTATCAAGGTTCCGGATCCTCAGTGTGGTACGGGTCCGGGCCCGGAATCCTTCGTGCAGCGTTCGTTCGTTTCGGGCGTGAAGGTTATCGCTTCCGGTAACCAGGTCCATGTGCTCGGCGCTCAGGTCGGTTCCGACTACGCCGTGTTCAGCCTGCAGGGCAGGGTTGTCGCCTCTGGCAAGGTCCAGTGCGCTTCTCAGGGCATCACGGTCCCGAACAAGGGAACGTACCTGGTGCGTGTCGGTGGCAAGGTCCACACGATTGCCGTCAAGTAA
- a CDS encoding endo-1,4-beta-xylanase — MKQIISTLTKTMAVALAASSFSFAGPGLADGAAKFVGNITTRGQVRSDFTELWNQITAENECKWASIEGTRGRYNWSGCDAAYNWAKQNGGHFKFHALVWGSQYPNWLNGLSTADTKAAITAWMDAVKEHYPDLEMIDVVNEAIKSGGGYHSPYGQNNNIIPALGGDNGNYEFVTTAFKMARERWPDAILIYNDYNTVQWQKNEGIDLIQKIKKAGAPVDAYGLQAHDMMTQGGGQGGTGGGGGCLNINTLKSVLDEIWQKTQTPMFISEYDIGTENDNTQKQCYQEQISLFMENEHVAGITLWGYIYGATWVTNGNSGIIKDGKDRPAMTWLKDYLSKNKGVNTTGLPTGELTQVDPEPQLPFKGEAFAIPGKIEAEDFDIPGKGKNEDGTSNQSYYDADSENHGTSNYRKDTGVDLYEKATGIVVGYNSEGDWLEYTVDVKEAGEYTFFAAVAAAGSTSSFQMSIDGKEITDKISVPAASSGEDNYEDYNKVSANVTLTAGKHILRMDVTGAWFDVDYFTFVKGANATDPEPIGGDDPPHAIAVGQHLDVNQLQDYYVIDPMGVQMGVMSAYGFAAAGEILQSSSMVKSAGVYYLRNRRTGEMQSVRVTR, encoded by the coding sequence ATGAAACAGATTATCTCTACATTGACCAAGACGATGGCGGTTGCTCTTGCCGCGTCGAGCTTCTCTTTTGCCGGTCCTGGTCTGGCTGACGGTGCTGCCAAGTTCGTCGGCAACATTACGACCCGCGGTCAGGTCCGTAGCGACTTTACGGAGTTGTGGAACCAGATTACTGCCGAAAACGAATGTAAGTGGGCTTCCATTGAAGGTACCCGCGGCCGCTACAACTGGAGCGGTTGCGATGCCGCCTACAACTGGGCGAAGCAGAACGGTGGCCACTTCAAGTTCCACGCTCTCGTGTGGGGCTCCCAGTACCCGAACTGGCTGAACGGCCTTAGCACGGCTGATACCAAGGCTGCCATTACGGCCTGGATGGACGCCGTCAAGGAACACTACCCCGATCTCGAAATGATCGACGTGGTGAACGAAGCTATTAAGAGTGGTGGCGGCTATCACTCTCCGTATGGCCAGAACAACAACATCATTCCGGCTCTCGGTGGCGACAACGGCAACTACGAATTCGTGACCACGGCCTTCAAGATGGCCCGTGAACGTTGGCCGGATGCAATCCTGATTTACAACGACTACAATACTGTCCAGTGGCAGAAGAACGAAGGTATTGACCTCATCCAGAAAATCAAGAAAGCTGGTGCTCCGGTGGACGCCTACGGCTTGCAGGCCCATGACATGATGACCCAGGGCGGTGGTCAGGGCGGTACCGGTGGTGGCGGCGGATGCTTGAACATCAACACGCTGAAAAGCGTTCTTGATGAAATCTGGCAGAAGACCCAGACCCCGATGTTCATTTCTGAATACGACATCGGCACCGAAAATGACAATACCCAAAAGCAATGCTATCAGGAACAGATTTCCCTGTTCATGGAAAATGAACACGTTGCCGGTATCACTCTTTGGGGCTACATCTACGGTGCGACCTGGGTGACCAACGGTAACTCCGGTATCATCAAGGATGGCAAGGACCGTCCGGCCATGACATGGCTCAAGGATTACCTCTCCAAGAACAAGGGCGTCAACACGACTGGCCTTCCGACGGGCGAACTGACTCAGGTCGATCCTGAACCGCAGCTCCCGTTCAAGGGCGAAGCCTTCGCTATCCCGGGCAAAATCGAAGCTGAAGATTTCGACATCCCGGGCAAGGGCAAGAACGAAGACGGAACTTCTAACCAGTCTTACTACGATGCAGATTCCGAAAACCATGGCACCTCCAATTACCGTAAGGATACCGGCGTTGACCTGTACGAAAAGGCGACTGGCATCGTCGTGGGCTACAACAGCGAAGGTGACTGGCTCGAATACACTGTTGACGTGAAGGAAGCCGGTGAATACACCTTCTTCGCAGCCGTGGCTGCCGCTGGTTCTACCTCCAGTTTCCAGATGTCTATCGATGGCAAGGAAATCACCGATAAGATCTCCGTGCCGGCTGCATCTTCTGGCGAAGACAACTACGAAGACTACAACAAGGTTTCCGCTAACGTGACCCTCACGGCCGGTAAGCATATCCTCCGTATGGACGTGACCGGCGCATGGTTCGACGTCGACTACTTCACCTTCGTGAAGGGCGCTAACGCGACCGATCCCGAACCGATTGGCGGTGACGATCCTCCGCATGCAATCGCTGTCGGCCAGCATCTGGATGTGAACCAGCTTCAGGACTACTATGTCATCGACCCGATGGGTGTCCAGATGGGTGTGATGAGCGCCTATGGCTTTGCGGCTGCCGGAGAAATCCTCCAGAGCTCCAGCATGGTCAAGTCCGCCGGTGTCTACTACCTGCGTAACCGCCGCACCGGCGAAATGCAGAGCGTCCGCGTGACCCGCTAA
- a CDS encoding PHB depolymerase family esterase has protein sequence MTFSKIMGIASAIAMSSSLAFAWSISGVVTTQQGQPLGGVAINSFNFAGVSASTADDGKFTISDDNSSLFGTKTASMSIHMDGNMLTIYNVDARDLKVSIINALGKVLKERNLENIQGIVSLNMGDLAKGAKFIHINSDRSNSTFMVTDKGVKSLKKEGDPLPFLQFSKEGYKNATYQAKAEVETGVHIVMEPGSNPPASSSSVQPPQSSSVTPPPPSSSSVEAPVIDCSGKTAIGGKDETVSLTVQGSSGKRTFIMHVPSTYKGDQAVPLLIDYHPIGGSSDGQMRDTKYKALTDKEGVISLYPQGTTKTMGPGWNVGPCCSNDDDLEFTREMIKYVREKACIDPQRIYAAGFSMGGGMSNHVACMMPDVFAAVAPAAMDLNRTNSAQCKKTRPIAVINFRGTSDPVCKYQGGDSGYNDGLNFLGAEGTFKYWAEADGCTGSPSKNKDGCDEYSNCMDGVKVVLCTKQGGGHEQGDGNIGWPFLKQFTLPASFVK, from the coding sequence ATGACGTTTTCTAAAATCATGGGCATCGCTAGCGCAATAGCGATGTCGAGCAGCCTGGCTTTCGCCTGGAGCATTTCCGGTGTCGTCACCACGCAGCAGGGCCAACCCCTGGGTGGAGTCGCCATCAATTCGTTCAACTTTGCGGGCGTTTCCGCCTCTACCGCCGACGACGGTAAGTTCACCATCAGTGACGATAATTCCTCACTCTTCGGCACGAAGACTGCCAGCATGTCGATCCACATGGATGGCAACATGCTTACCATTTATAACGTGGACGCAAGAGACCTCAAGGTGTCCATAATCAATGCGCTTGGCAAGGTCCTCAAGGAACGCAATCTCGAGAATATCCAGGGAATCGTTTCTCTCAACATGGGCGATCTCGCCAAGGGAGCGAAGTTCATCCACATTAACAGCGACCGCAGCAACAGCACCTTTATGGTGACCGACAAGGGCGTCAAGTCCCTCAAGAAAGAAGGCGACCCGCTGCCGTTCTTGCAGTTCTCCAAGGAAGGCTACAAGAACGCCACCTACCAGGCAAAGGCCGAAGTCGAAACCGGCGTGCACATCGTTATGGAACCCGGTTCCAATCCGCCGGCCAGTTCCAGCTCGGTCCAGCCGCCCCAGAGTTCTTCTGTCACACCTCCGCCTCCCTCTTCGAGCAGCGTAGAGGCACCCGTTATCGACTGCTCCGGCAAGACCGCAATAGGCGGCAAAGACGAGACGGTAAGTTTGACCGTCCAAGGCAGTTCGGGCAAGCGCACATTCATCATGCATGTGCCGAGTACCTACAAGGGCGACCAGGCCGTACCGCTGCTCATTGACTATCACCCAATTGGTGGCAGCAGCGATGGTCAGATGAGAGACACGAAGTACAAAGCACTCACCGACAAGGAAGGCGTCATCTCGCTCTACCCGCAAGGCACCACCAAAACGATGGGCCCGGGTTGGAACGTCGGCCCGTGCTGCTCCAACGACGATGACCTTGAGTTCACTCGCGAAATGATCAAGTATGTCAGAGAAAAAGCCTGCATCGACCCGCAGCGCATCTACGCAGCAGGCTTCTCCATGGGTGGCGGCATGAGTAACCACGTGGCCTGCATGATGCCCGATGTCTTCGCCGCAGTTGCTCCGGCAGCTATGGACCTGAACAGAACCAACAGCGCCCAGTGCAAGAAGACACGTCCAATTGCTGTCATCAACTTCCGCGGCACGTCAGACCCGGTCTGCAAATACCAGGGTGGAGATAGCGGCTACAACGATGGTTTGAACTTCCTCGGCGCAGAAGGCACCTTCAAGTACTGGGCAGAAGCAGACGGCTGCACCGGCTCTCCGTCCAAGAACAAAGATGGTTGCGACGAATACTCCAACTGCATGGACGGCGTGAAGGTCGTGCTCTGCACCAAGCAGGGCGGTGGCCACGAACAGGGCGATGGCAACATCGGCTGGCCGTTCCTGAAGCAGTTCACGCTGCCCGCCAGCTTCGTGAAGTAA